Proteins encoded within one genomic window of Rhododendron vialii isolate Sample 1 chromosome 1a, ASM3025357v1:
- the LOC131335072 gene encoding uncharacterized protein LOC131335072 isoform X3: protein MFKIKEKLAKKMSQKIHKTFMIKEKLAARGMCNFKWFRRWYIIIPWSWTSRMVSIYLVLCLSFAAEARDIPHYPFDYHACENVRSYYAGMEDLRGEALQKKLNSIIARHHPLSYKEVWEALKILDAADADKPEASLEVVEIYSLRVVSKLLAGKPEGWNREHLWPRSYGLMSGPSLTDLHNIRPADVNVNSSRGNKFYGECHVSSSNCRKPATRESAFDTEADKERWAPPRQVRGDIARAIMYMAVCYGVNQSGRGLNLHLSDSPNIASLCLLSAANKEMGMLSTLLKWNEIDPPSREEKLRNERICIKYQHNRNPFVDHPEYANRIWKHVVPRH, encoded by the exons ATGTTCAAGATCAAGGAAAAGCTGGCGAAGAAGATGAGTCAGAAAATCCACAAGACGTTCATGATCAAGGAGAAACTTGCGGCCAG GGGAATGTGCAACTTCAAGTGGTTTAGAAGATGGTATATCATCATCCCATGGAGTTGGACCTCTCGAATGGTCTCCATTTATTTAGTACTATGTCTCAGTTTTGCTGCAGAGGCACGCGATATTCCACATTACCCATTTGATTATCATGCTTGTGAAAATGTTCGAAGTTATTATGCCGGAATGGAGGATTTGAGAGGTGAAGCACTACAGAAAAAGTTGAATTCTATCATTGCCAGACATCATCCCTTATCCTACAAGGAG GTTTGGGAAGCTCTTAAGATTCTTGATGCTGCTGATGCTGATAAACCGGAGGCTTCATTAGAAGT AGTTGAAATTTACTCCTTGAGAGTCGTCTCGAAGCTCTTAGCGGGAAAACCAGAAGGGTGGAATC GCGAACATTTATGGCCTCGATCTTATGGGTTAATGAGTGGCCCGTCCTTAACTGATTTGCACAATATTCGCCCAGCTGATGTGAATG TGAATTCATCGAGGGGAAACAAGTTCTATGGAGAATGCCATGTTAGTTCATCTAACTGTCGGAAGCCGGCAACCAGAGAATCTGCATTTGACACAGAAGCAGATAAAGAGAGATGGGCACCACCGAGGCAG GTTAGAGGTGATATTGCAAGGGCAATAATGTACATGGCGGTCTGTTATGGGGTCAATCAATCTGGCAGAGGCCTTAATCTTCACCTCTCTGATTCTCCAAACATTG CTTCTCTATGCCTCCTTTCTGCAGCAAACAAAGAGATGGGGATGCTTTCTACATTGCTGAAATGGAATGAAATCGATCCACCATCTAGAGAAGAGAAGTTAAGAAATGAGAGAATATGCATAAAGTACCAGCATAACCGAAATCCTTTTGTTGATCATCCAGAATATGCCAACCGCATCTGGAAGCACGTTGTTCCAAGACATTAA
- the LOC131335072 gene encoding uncharacterized protein LOC131335072 isoform X1: MACAPLSAPAPAIEFKRLGARTKIPSAKKPRHKHPLTATVAGGSPLKLRAKLPLQLNLPLRRKLSTRGRDWFSCTSTSSCEYPSINSSGIIINWGMCNFKWFRRWYIIIPWSWTSRMVSIYLVLCLSFAAEARDIPHYPFDYHACENVRSYYAGMEDLRGEALQKKLNSIIARHHPLSYKEVWEALKILDAADADKPEASLEVVEIYSLRVVSKLLAGKPEGWNREHLWPRSYGLMSGPSLTDLHNIRPADVNVNSSRGNKFYGECHVSSSNCRKPATRESAFDTEADKERWAPPRQVRGDIARAIMYMAVCYGVNQSGRGLNLHLSDSPNIASLCLLSAANKEMGMLSTLLKWNEIDPPSREEKLRNERICIKYQHNRNPFVDHPEYANRIWKHVVPRH; encoded by the exons atggCGTGCGCTCCCCTTTCTGCTCCGGCTCCGGCGATAGAATTTAAAAGATTGGGGGCTCGTACAAAAATCCCTTCAGCGAAGAAGCCACGCCATAAGCATCCACTTACCGCCACCGTTGCGGGTGGCTCGCCGCTCAAATTGAGAGCGAAATTGCCATTGCAATTGAACCTTCCCCTCCGCCGGAAATTAAGCACCAGAGGAAGAGATTGGTTTTCTTGTACTAGTACTAGTAGTTGTGAATACCCAAGCATTAATAGTAGTGGTATCATCATCAATTG GGGAATGTGCAACTTCAAGTGGTTTAGAAGATGGTATATCATCATCCCATGGAGTTGGACCTCTCGAATGGTCTCCATTTATTTAGTACTATGTCTCAGTTTTGCTGCAGAGGCACGCGATATTCCACATTACCCATTTGATTATCATGCTTGTGAAAATGTTCGAAGTTATTATGCCGGAATGGAGGATTTGAGAGGTGAAGCACTACAGAAAAAGTTGAATTCTATCATTGCCAGACATCATCCCTTATCCTACAAGGAG GTTTGGGAAGCTCTTAAGATTCTTGATGCTGCTGATGCTGATAAACCGGAGGCTTCATTAGAAGT AGTTGAAATTTACTCCTTGAGAGTCGTCTCGAAGCTCTTAGCGGGAAAACCAGAAGGGTGGAATC GCGAACATTTATGGCCTCGATCTTATGGGTTAATGAGTGGCCCGTCCTTAACTGATTTGCACAATATTCGCCCAGCTGATGTGAATG TGAATTCATCGAGGGGAAACAAGTTCTATGGAGAATGCCATGTTAGTTCATCTAACTGTCGGAAGCCGGCAACCAGAGAATCTGCATTTGACACAGAAGCAGATAAAGAGAGATGGGCACCACCGAGGCAG GTTAGAGGTGATATTGCAAGGGCAATAATGTACATGGCGGTCTGTTATGGGGTCAATCAATCTGGCAGAGGCCTTAATCTTCACCTCTCTGATTCTCCAAACATTG CTTCTCTATGCCTCCTTTCTGCAGCAAACAAAGAGATGGGGATGCTTTCTACATTGCTGAAATGGAATGAAATCGATCCACCATCTAGAGAAGAGAAGTTAAGAAATGAGAGAATATGCATAAAGTACCAGCATAACCGAAATCCTTTTGTTGATCATCCAGAATATGCCAACCGCATCTGGAAGCACGTTGTTCCAAGACATTAA
- the LOC131335072 gene encoding uncharacterized protein LOC131335072 isoform X2, whose product MACAPLSAPAPAIEFKRLGARTKIPSAKKPRHKHPLTATVAGGSPLKLRAKLPLQLNLPLRRKLSTRGRDWFSCTSTSSCEYPSINSSGIIINWGMCNFKWFRRWYIIIPWSWTSRMVSIYLVLCLSFAAEARDIPHYPFDYHACENVRSYYAGMEDLRGEALQKKLNSIIARHHPLSYKEVWEALKILDAADADKPEASLEVVEIYSLRVVSKLLAGKPEGWNREHLWPRSYGLMSGPSLTDLHNIRPADVNVNSSRGNKFYGECHVSSSNCRKPATRESAFDTEADKERWAPPRQVRGDIARAIMYMAVCYGVNQSGRGLNLHLSDSPNIANKEMGMLSTLLKWNEIDPPSREEKLRNERICIKYQHNRNPFVDHPEYANRIWKHVVPRH is encoded by the exons atggCGTGCGCTCCCCTTTCTGCTCCGGCTCCGGCGATAGAATTTAAAAGATTGGGGGCTCGTACAAAAATCCCTTCAGCGAAGAAGCCACGCCATAAGCATCCACTTACCGCCACCGTTGCGGGTGGCTCGCCGCTCAAATTGAGAGCGAAATTGCCATTGCAATTGAACCTTCCCCTCCGCCGGAAATTAAGCACCAGAGGAAGAGATTGGTTTTCTTGTACTAGTACTAGTAGTTGTGAATACCCAAGCATTAATAGTAGTGGTATCATCATCAATTG GGGAATGTGCAACTTCAAGTGGTTTAGAAGATGGTATATCATCATCCCATGGAGTTGGACCTCTCGAATGGTCTCCATTTATTTAGTACTATGTCTCAGTTTTGCTGCAGAGGCACGCGATATTCCACATTACCCATTTGATTATCATGCTTGTGAAAATGTTCGAAGTTATTATGCCGGAATGGAGGATTTGAGAGGTGAAGCACTACAGAAAAAGTTGAATTCTATCATTGCCAGACATCATCCCTTATCCTACAAGGAG GTTTGGGAAGCTCTTAAGATTCTTGATGCTGCTGATGCTGATAAACCGGAGGCTTCATTAGAAGT AGTTGAAATTTACTCCTTGAGAGTCGTCTCGAAGCTCTTAGCGGGAAAACCAGAAGGGTGGAATC GCGAACATTTATGGCCTCGATCTTATGGGTTAATGAGTGGCCCGTCCTTAACTGATTTGCACAATATTCGCCCAGCTGATGTGAATG TGAATTCATCGAGGGGAAACAAGTTCTATGGAGAATGCCATGTTAGTTCATCTAACTGTCGGAAGCCGGCAACCAGAGAATCTGCATTTGACACAGAAGCAGATAAAGAGAGATGGGCACCACCGAGGCAG GTTAGAGGTGATATTGCAAGGGCAATAATGTACATGGCGGTCTGTTATGGGGTCAATCAATCTGGCAGAGGCCTTAATCTTCACCTCTCTGATTCTCCAAACATTG CAAACAAAGAGATGGGGATGCTTTCTACATTGCTGAAATGGAATGAAATCGATCCACCATCTAGAGAAGAGAAGTTAAGAAATGAGAGAATATGCATAAAGTACCAGCATAACCGAAATCCTTTTGTTGATCATCCAGAATATGCCAACCGCATCTGGAAGCACGTTGTTCCAAGACATTAA
- the LOC131335072 gene encoding uncharacterized protein LOC131335072 isoform X5 — protein sequence MACAPLSAPAPAIEFKRLGARTKIPSAKKPRHKHPLTATVAGGSPLKLRAKLPLQLNLPLRRKLSTRGRDWFSCTSTSSCEYPSINSSGIIINWGMCNFKWFRRWYIIIPWSWTSRMVSIYLVLCLSFAAEARDIPHYPFDYHACENVRSYYAGMEDLRGEALQKKLNSIIARHHPLSYKEVWEALKILDAADADKPEASLEVVEIYSLRVVSKLLAGKPEGWNREHLWPRSYGLMSGPSLTDLHNIRPADVNVNSSRGNKFYGECHVSSSNCRKPATRESAFDTEADKERWAPPSKQRDGDAFYIAEME from the exons atggCGTGCGCTCCCCTTTCTGCTCCGGCTCCGGCGATAGAATTTAAAAGATTGGGGGCTCGTACAAAAATCCCTTCAGCGAAGAAGCCACGCCATAAGCATCCACTTACCGCCACCGTTGCGGGTGGCTCGCCGCTCAAATTGAGAGCGAAATTGCCATTGCAATTGAACCTTCCCCTCCGCCGGAAATTAAGCACCAGAGGAAGAGATTGGTTTTCTTGTACTAGTACTAGTAGTTGTGAATACCCAAGCATTAATAGTAGTGGTATCATCATCAATTG GGGAATGTGCAACTTCAAGTGGTTTAGAAGATGGTATATCATCATCCCATGGAGTTGGACCTCTCGAATGGTCTCCATTTATTTAGTACTATGTCTCAGTTTTGCTGCAGAGGCACGCGATATTCCACATTACCCATTTGATTATCATGCTTGTGAAAATGTTCGAAGTTATTATGCCGGAATGGAGGATTTGAGAGGTGAAGCACTACAGAAAAAGTTGAATTCTATCATTGCCAGACATCATCCCTTATCCTACAAGGAG GTTTGGGAAGCTCTTAAGATTCTTGATGCTGCTGATGCTGATAAACCGGAGGCTTCATTAGAAGT AGTTGAAATTTACTCCTTGAGAGTCGTCTCGAAGCTCTTAGCGGGAAAACCAGAAGGGTGGAATC GCGAACATTTATGGCCTCGATCTTATGGGTTAATGAGTGGCCCGTCCTTAACTGATTTGCACAATATTCGCCCAGCTGATGTGAATG TGAATTCATCGAGGGGAAACAAGTTCTATGGAGAATGCCATGTTAGTTCATCTAACTGTCGGAAGCCGGCAACCAGAGAATCTGCATTTGACACAGAAGCAGATAAAGAGAGATGGGCACCACCGAG CAAACAAAGAGATGGGGATGCTTTCTACATTGCTGAAATGGAATGA
- the LOC131335072 gene encoding uncharacterized protein LOC131335072 isoform X6: MACAPLSAPAPAIEFKRLGARTKIPSAKKPRHKHPLTATVAGGSPLKLRAKLPLQLNLPLRRKLSTRGRDWFSCTSTSSCEYPSINSSGIIINWGMCNFKWFRRWYIIIPWSWTSRMVSIYLVLCLSFAAEARDIPHYPFDYHACENVRSYYAGMEDLRGEALQKKLNSIIARHHPLSYKEVWEALKILDAADADKPEASLEVVEIYSLRVVSKLLAGKPEGWNREHLWPRSYGLMSGPSLTDLHNIRPADVNVNSSRGNKFYGECHVSSSNCRKPATRESAFDTEADKERWAPPRQQTKRWGCFLHC; the protein is encoded by the exons atggCGTGCGCTCCCCTTTCTGCTCCGGCTCCGGCGATAGAATTTAAAAGATTGGGGGCTCGTACAAAAATCCCTTCAGCGAAGAAGCCACGCCATAAGCATCCACTTACCGCCACCGTTGCGGGTGGCTCGCCGCTCAAATTGAGAGCGAAATTGCCATTGCAATTGAACCTTCCCCTCCGCCGGAAATTAAGCACCAGAGGAAGAGATTGGTTTTCTTGTACTAGTACTAGTAGTTGTGAATACCCAAGCATTAATAGTAGTGGTATCATCATCAATTG GGGAATGTGCAACTTCAAGTGGTTTAGAAGATGGTATATCATCATCCCATGGAGTTGGACCTCTCGAATGGTCTCCATTTATTTAGTACTATGTCTCAGTTTTGCTGCAGAGGCACGCGATATTCCACATTACCCATTTGATTATCATGCTTGTGAAAATGTTCGAAGTTATTATGCCGGAATGGAGGATTTGAGAGGTGAAGCACTACAGAAAAAGTTGAATTCTATCATTGCCAGACATCATCCCTTATCCTACAAGGAG GTTTGGGAAGCTCTTAAGATTCTTGATGCTGCTGATGCTGATAAACCGGAGGCTTCATTAGAAGT AGTTGAAATTTACTCCTTGAGAGTCGTCTCGAAGCTCTTAGCGGGAAAACCAGAAGGGTGGAATC GCGAACATTTATGGCCTCGATCTTATGGGTTAATGAGTGGCCCGTCCTTAACTGATTTGCACAATATTCGCCCAGCTGATGTGAATG TGAATTCATCGAGGGGAAACAAGTTCTATGGAGAATGCCATGTTAGTTCATCTAACTGTCGGAAGCCGGCAACCAGAGAATCTGCATTTGACACAGAAGCAGATAAAGAGAGATGGGCACCACCGAGGCAG CAAACAAAGAGATGGGGATGCTTTCTACATTGCTGA
- the LOC131335072 gene encoding uncharacterized protein LOC131335072 isoform X4 codes for MACAPLSAPAPAIEFKRLGARTKIPSAKKPRHKHPLTATVAGGSPLKLRAKLPLQLNLPLRRKLSTRGRDWFSCTSTSSCEYPSINSSGIIINWGMCNFKWFRRWYIIIPWSWTSRMVSIYLVLCLSFAAEARDIPHYPFDYHACENVRSYYAGMEDLRGEALQKKLNSIIARHHPLSYKEVWEALKILDAADADKPEASLEVVEIYSLRVVSKLLAGKPEGWNREHLWPRSYGLMSGPSLTDLHNIRPADVNVNSSRGNKFYGECHVSSSNCRKPATRESAFDTEADKERWAPPRQVRGDIARAIMYMAVCYGVNQSGRGLNLHLSDSPNIVT; via the exons atggCGTGCGCTCCCCTTTCTGCTCCGGCTCCGGCGATAGAATTTAAAAGATTGGGGGCTCGTACAAAAATCCCTTCAGCGAAGAAGCCACGCCATAAGCATCCACTTACCGCCACCGTTGCGGGTGGCTCGCCGCTCAAATTGAGAGCGAAATTGCCATTGCAATTGAACCTTCCCCTCCGCCGGAAATTAAGCACCAGAGGAAGAGATTGGTTTTCTTGTACTAGTACTAGTAGTTGTGAATACCCAAGCATTAATAGTAGTGGTATCATCATCAATTG GGGAATGTGCAACTTCAAGTGGTTTAGAAGATGGTATATCATCATCCCATGGAGTTGGACCTCTCGAATGGTCTCCATTTATTTAGTACTATGTCTCAGTTTTGCTGCAGAGGCACGCGATATTCCACATTACCCATTTGATTATCATGCTTGTGAAAATGTTCGAAGTTATTATGCCGGAATGGAGGATTTGAGAGGTGAAGCACTACAGAAAAAGTTGAATTCTATCATTGCCAGACATCATCCCTTATCCTACAAGGAG GTTTGGGAAGCTCTTAAGATTCTTGATGCTGCTGATGCTGATAAACCGGAGGCTTCATTAGAAGT AGTTGAAATTTACTCCTTGAGAGTCGTCTCGAAGCTCTTAGCGGGAAAACCAGAAGGGTGGAATC GCGAACATTTATGGCCTCGATCTTATGGGTTAATGAGTGGCCCGTCCTTAACTGATTTGCACAATATTCGCCCAGCTGATGTGAATG TGAATTCATCGAGGGGAAACAAGTTCTATGGAGAATGCCATGTTAGTTCATCTAACTGTCGGAAGCCGGCAACCAGAGAATCTGCATTTGACACAGAAGCAGATAAAGAGAGATGGGCACCACCGAGGCAG GTTAGAGGTGATATTGCAAGGGCAATAATGTACATGGCGGTCTGTTATGGGGTCAATCAATCTGGCAGAGGCCTTAATCTTCACCTCTCTGATTCTCCAAACATTG TCACCTAA
- the LOC131325636 gene encoding ABC transporter I family member 17-like, producing MTSKASIQLVETSDTIDEDREHLLVVDMEAGEGEAEPKFSIRNLTTEQVISESGRPILKRINAEIPKGMVVGIIGPSGSGKSTLLRALNRLWEPPPHTVFMDGRDICSLDVLSLRRKVGMLFQLPAIFEGTVADNVRYGPQLRGKKLADNEVYKLLTLADLDSSFFNKNGRELSVGQAQRVALARTLANDPEVLLLDEPTSALDPISTQNIEDVLVKLKKNKGMTVIMVSHSIKQIQRIADIACLVVDGEIVEVLKPNQLSHAQHPMALRFLQLSN from the exons ATGACATCCAAAGCTTCAATTCAACTAGTCGAGACCTCTGACACTATAG ATGAGGACAGAGAACATCTGCTGGTGGTGGACATGGAAGCAGGGGAGGGTGAAGCGGAACCCAAGTTTTCGATCCGCAATCTGACGACGGAGCAAGTGATATCGGAGTCGGGGAGGCCGATATTGAAAAGGATAAACGCGGAGATACCAAAGGGGATGGTGGTGGGGATCATAGGCCCAAGTGGGAGCGGCAAATCAACGCTGTTGAGGGCGTTGAACCGGCTCTGGGAGCCACCTCCTCACACGGTGTTTATGGACGGCCGTGATATTTGTAGCCTCGACGTTCTCTCCCTCCGCCGTAAAGTTGGGATGCTCTTCCAGTTACCTGCTATATTTGAAG GTACAGTGGCAGATAATGTAAGATATGGACCACAATTGAGAGGGAAGAAGCTAGCTGACAATGAAGTATACAAGTTGCTCACCCTTGCTGACCTGGATTCCtcctttttcaataaaaatgggCGTGAATTATCTGTTGGTCAAGCTCAGAGAGTCGCACTAGCCAGGACTCTAGCCAACGACCCTGAG GTTTTGCTATTGGATGAGCCGACGAGTGcattggatccaatatcaacTCAAAACATAGAGGATGTTCTTGTAAAGCTGAAGAAGAATAAGGGGATGACAGTTATAATGGTGTCACACAGCATCAAGCAAATACAAAGGATAGCTGATATTGCGTGCCTCGTTGTGGACGGGGAAATTGTTGAAGTCTTGAAACCTAACCAACTATCCCATGCCCAGCATCCCATGGCACTACGGTTTCTTCAGCTCAGCAATTGA